A genomic segment from Mus musculus strain C57BL/6J chromosome 13, GRCm38.p6 C57BL/6J encodes:
- the 2210016F16Rik gene encoding queuosine salvage protein — translation MGPPLSPRESARFVAENSRDVLVDHEGVRRAAELLLPAAAAWRVEQWKSLHELNPRGADEAALGWVFLVDSLNFSFWAEREDSKCAVRYGGTPYTGYWALCAAVNRALDQGIPITSASYYATVSLEQVRDIFRSDTAVPMPLMEERHRILNETGKILLEKFGGSFLNCVQKSGRSAQKLMQLIVENFPSYRDEAEFEGKRIAFYKRAQILVADTWSVLEGKGDGCFEDISSITMFADYRLPQILVYLGALKYSDELLKKLLKGEMLLNGDKQEVEIRGCSIWCVELIRDRLLELLEKGENSPVEINSVLLDYHLWDYAREHREDMKGVPFHRTRCIYY, via the exons ATGGGGCCACCGCTTTCGCCGCGCGAGTCGGCGAGGTTCGTGGCCGAGAACAGTCGCGACGTGCTCGTGGACCACGAGGGCGTGCGCAGGGCGGCCGAGCTGCTGCTGCCCGCGGCCGCGGCGTGGCGCGTGGAGCAGTGGAAGTCCCTGCACGAGCTCAACCCGCGCGGGGCGGACGAGGCTGCGCTCGGCTGGGTGTTCCTGGTGGACTCGCTCAACTTCTCCTTCTGGGCCGAGCGGGAGGACAGCAAGTGTGCGGTGCGCTACGGCGGGACGCCCTACACTGGCTACTGGGCCCTGTGCGCCGCCGTCAACCGCGCGCTCGACCAAG GGATACCGATAACCAGCGCCTCCTACTACGCCACAGTGAGCCTCGAGCAGGTGCGGGATATATTTCGTTCAGACACAGCTGTGCCCATGCCTTTAATGGAAGAGAGACATCGGATTCTCAATGAAACTGGGAAAATCCTACTGGAGAAGTTTGGAGGCTCTTTTCTTAACTGTGTCCAAAAAAGTGGCAGAAGTGCGCAGAAGTTAATGCAGCTGATTGTTGAGAACTTCCCTTCTTACAGGGACGAGGCAGAGTTTGAG GGGAAAAGGATCGCCTTTTACAAACGAGCACAGATCCTCGTGGCGGACACGTGGAGTGTGCTGGAGGGCAAGGGAGATGGCTGCTTCGAGGACATCTCCAGCATCACCATGTTTGCTGACTACAGGCTGCCTCAGATTCTCGTGTACCTTGGAGCCCTGAAGTACTCAGATGAGCTACTAAAGAAGCTCCTCAAAG GAGAGATGCTCTTGAATGGAGATAAACAGGAAGTGGAAATTAGAGGTTGCTCCATTTGGTGTGTCGAGCTGATCCGGGACCGTCTTCTGGAGCTTCTTGAAAAGGGTGAAAACTCTCCTGTTGAGATCAACTCTGTTCTTCTGGACTATCACCTGTGGGACTATGCCCGAGAGCACAGGGAAGACATGAAGGGAGTCCCTTTTCATCGCACACGCTGCATCTACTACTGA